From one Parabacteroides sp. FAFU027 genomic stretch:
- a CDS encoding lipid-binding protein, whose translation MKKINYLLLTLFMLLALSCEQEYKKEYSWAYPLSGDWMLKEYVDGVASGSPFEIKIYNSSFGKDSIWIDDYGTGVASASQYGNYWTMKFKAKADMTSKTFQTGLSTSVIPGYGIGIKVANGKVINNDSIYFEIMFEDDATPYGVTHVLAGHRSTSYEEYMNH comes from the coding sequence ATGAAAAAAATAAATTATCTATTGTTGACATTGTTCATGCTATTGGCTCTTTCTTGTGAGCAGGAATATAAAAAAGAGTACAGCTGGGCATATCCTTTGTCTGGAGACTGGATGCTTAAAGAGTATGTAGATGGAGTTGCCAGTGGATCTCCGTTTGAAATAAAGATCTATAACTCTTCATTTGGGAAAGATTCAATTTGGATTGATGATTATGGTACCGGAGTTGCAAGTGCCAGTCAATATGGTAATTATTGGACAATGAAATTCAAGGCAAAAGCGGATATGACTTCCAAAACATTTCAAACAGGTTTGTCAACATCTGTAATTCCGGGATATGGCATCGGGATTAAAGTCGCTAATGGAAAAGTCATAAACAATGACAGTATCTATTTTGAAATAATGTTTGAAGACGATGCTACTCCATATGGCGTTACTCATGTTTTAGCAGGGCACAGATCAACCTCGTATGAAGAATACATGAATCATTAA
- the pheS gene encoding phenylalanine--tRNA ligase subunit alpha: MIDKIKSLLDEISNLTAANLDEVEALRIKYLSKKGEITSLMNDFRNVPAEQKREVGQLINQLKDKAQEKINTLKEVLESQNLGSVEEDLTRTAYPIALGTRHPLSIVKNEICDIFARLGFTIAEGPEIEDDWHVFSSLNFAEDHPARDMQDTFFIQRSPDVLLRTHTSSVQTRVMEKTQPPIRIICPGRVYRNEAISYRAHCFFHQVEALYVDKNVSFADLKQALLYFAKEMFGTETKIRLRPSYFPFTEPSAEMDISCNLCGGKGCPFCKHTGWVEILGCGMVDPNVLEACGIDSKEYTGYALGMGIERITNLKYQVKDLRMFSENDVRFLRQFESAY, encoded by the coding sequence ATGATTGACAAAATTAAATCGTTGCTCGACGAAATATCCAACCTCACCGCTGCAAACCTTGACGAGGTAGAAGCGTTGCGTATCAAATACCTCAGTAAAAAGGGCGAAATCACCAGCCTGATGAATGATTTTCGAAATGTTCCGGCTGAACAAAAACGTGAAGTTGGACAGCTTATCAATCAACTGAAAGATAAGGCGCAGGAAAAAATCAATACGCTCAAAGAAGTATTGGAAAGCCAAAACCTGGGCAGCGTAGAAGAAGACCTGACCCGCACGGCCTATCCGATTGCATTAGGTACACGCCACCCGCTTTCTATCGTCAAAAACGAAATTTGCGATATTTTTGCCCGTCTTGGATTTACCATTGCCGAAGGGCCTGAAATCGAAGATGACTGGCACGTATTTTCTTCACTCAACTTTGCCGAAGACCACCCTGCACGTGATATGCAGGACACTTTTTTCATCCAGCGTAGTCCGGACGTGTTGCTTCGCACACACACCTCTTCTGTTCAGACTCGCGTCATGGAGAAAACCCAACCGCCTATCCGTATCATTTGCCCGGGACGCGTGTATCGCAACGAAGCGATTTCGTACCGTGCACACTGTTTCTTCCACCAGGTAGAAGCGCTGTATGTGGATAAAAACGTTTCATTTGCTGACCTGAAACAGGCTTTATTATACTTTGCAAAGGAGATGTTCGGAACCGAAACCAAAATTCGTCTCCGCCCGTCTTACTTCCCGTTTACAGAGCCATCGGCTGAAATGGATATCTCCTGTAACCTTTGCGGAGGAAAAGGCTGTCCATTCTGCAAACATACCGGATGGGTAGAAATCCTAGGTTGTGGCATGGTGGATCCGAACGTATTGGAAGCTTGCGGTATAGACAGCAAAGAATACACCGGATATGCCCTCGGTATGGGTATCGAACGTATCACCAACCTGAAATACCAGGTAAAAGATCTCCGGATGTTCTCCGAAAATGATGTGCGGTTCCTGCGACAATTTGAATCCGCCTACTAA
- a CDS encoding SPOR domain-containing protein has product MKLLISHIEYLLTENDCVIVPGWGGFVVQQHNALITESSILPPSREICFNPGLVHDDGILISSISQTQGISYSEARRLLNNEVGIFNAELSHQKSIEFGEIGKFSFDEEQTLLFEPKDNVSTDLECLGFAPLQLKTLDQIQQKAKPQPAERKPFAEQEGDIIHIRFSKRKMLRAMASAAAIMILWVFSSPVKDQRSNISCAGMISRLEFSKPHSPVTPSVKKDTVIMKDTVVVEKKIEQAVEPRDSVVEELHYFIVLGSFQTEHAANRHKEQLSELGVPHVGVKKMGSKMRTYLKGFADKDSAMKYLNKIRDDREEYKEAWLYCMK; this is encoded by the coding sequence ATGAAGCTTCTGATATCACATATTGAATACCTGTTAACCGAGAATGATTGCGTGATTGTTCCCGGCTGGGGTGGTTTTGTGGTACAGCAGCATAATGCGTTGATTACAGAATCAAGCATTCTGCCTCCATCGCGGGAGATCTGTTTTAATCCGGGTTTGGTGCATGATGACGGGATTCTCATCTCATCAATTTCTCAAACGCAGGGGATCAGCTATTCTGAAGCACGGCGTCTGTTGAATAATGAGGTCGGGATTTTCAATGCCGAATTATCTCATCAAAAGAGTATTGAATTTGGGGAAATAGGAAAGTTCTCTTTCGATGAAGAGCAAACTTTGCTATTTGAACCAAAAGATAATGTTTCCACAGACCTTGAATGTTTGGGTTTTGCTCCGCTGCAATTGAAAACATTGGATCAGATTCAGCAAAAAGCAAAACCACAACCAGCCGAGCGCAAACCGTTTGCTGAGCAGGAGGGAGATATTATTCATATCCGTTTCAGTAAGCGCAAAATGCTTCGGGCTATGGCTTCTGCTGCGGCGATAATGATATTGTGGGTGTTTTCATCTCCGGTAAAGGATCAACGCTCAAACATCAGTTGTGCAGGTATGATTTCGCGGTTGGAGTTTTCGAAACCACATTCCCCTGTAACGCCTTCGGTCAAGAAAGATACGGTCATAATGAAGGATACAGTCGTCGTGGAGAAAAAGATAGAACAAGCAGTCGAACCTAGGGATTCCGTAGTCGAAGAGTTGCACTATTTTATCGTGCTGGGTAGTTTCCAGACCGAACATGCAGCTAACCGGCATAAAGAACAGCTTTCAGAGTTGGGTGTCCCTCATGTTGGAGTGAAAAAGATGGGAAGCAAGATGCGTACCTATCTGAAGGGATTTGCTGATAAGGATTCTGCCATGAAATATCTGAACAAGATCAGGGATGACCGGGAGGAGTATAAAGAGGCTTGGTTATATTGTATGAAATAG
- the lgt gene encoding prolipoprotein diacylglyceryl transferase: MLNYITWTVDPAIVNILGREIRWYGLMFAIGFWIGYKIVEKMFKQENIDLKWLDSLFIYVIAGTVIGARLGHCLFYAWDYYSANPIEIFKIWEGGLASHGGAIGIIIAIWIYSKKVTHRSMLFTFDRLVVPVALVGALIRLGNLFNHEIYGHATNLPWAFRYVTNLQAWRHGAEPIFSDPSHPTQIYEAVCYILVFILLMNLYFKKKAWQKEGLIFGIFLNGIFLTRFFIEFIKNDQEAFEANMLLNMGQLLSLPFIIIGCYLIYRALTKPKAII, from the coding sequence ATGCTGAATTATATTACCTGGACTGTAGATCCGGCCATTGTCAATATCCTGGGCCGTGAAATCCGTTGGTACGGACTGATGTTTGCCATTGGATTCTGGATCGGATACAAGATTGTAGAGAAAATGTTTAAGCAGGAAAATATCGACCTGAAATGGCTCGACAGCCTGTTTATCTATGTCATCGCCGGAACGGTGATAGGTGCCCGTTTGGGACATTGTCTCTTTTATGCCTGGGATTACTATTCGGCTAATCCGATCGAAATTTTCAAAATCTGGGAAGGCGGACTGGCCAGCCATGGAGGAGCAATCGGTATTATCATTGCCATTTGGATCTATTCAAAGAAGGTAACGCACCGGAGTATGCTCTTTACATTTGACCGTCTGGTTGTACCTGTAGCGTTAGTTGGTGCATTAATTCGTCTCGGCAACCTATTCAATCACGAAATTTATGGCCATGCAACCAATTTGCCCTGGGCATTCCGCTATGTGACCAATCTTCAGGCCTGGAGACATGGGGCAGAACCAATTTTCTCCGATCCGTCACATCCGACTCAGATCTATGAAGCTGTGTGCTATATCCTTGTTTTTATCTTGTTGATGAACCTTTATTTCAAAAAGAAGGCGTGGCAAAAAGAAGGGCTTATATTCGGCATCTTCCTGAATGGGATATTCCTAACCCGTTTCTTTATAGAATTTATCAAGAACGACCAGGAAGCATTTGAGGCTAATATGCTATTAAATATGGGCCAATTGTTGAGTCTGCCGTTTATAATTATTGGGTGTTATCTGATTTATAGAGCATTGACCAAGCCCAAAGCTATTATATAA
- a CDS encoding DUF5011 domain-containing protein, which produces MKKIIMIISLLGAIMASCNKDSEGVSTMTTYPTVELKGDEALTILVGGSYTESGVIAKEGDTDISSTVVIDGAVNTSTPGVYTIKYTATNKDGFTATARRYVGVITAEAAAMDISGTYKRNAGALGLVSVTKTNYPGLYINNNPGGAKNSDGTNVSDIYVYMFQTKATVVNAPSQDTKVGEFACINGVYDATNNLFKWVCVNSGYGTALRTFIKQ; this is translated from the coding sequence ATGAAAAAAATAATTATGATCATAAGTTTGTTAGGAGCTATTATGGCTTCTTGCAATAAGGACTCTGAAGGAGTTTCAACAATGACTACTTATCCGACTGTCGAGTTGAAGGGCGATGAGGCGTTGACTATTCTTGTAGGAGGCTCTTATACAGAATCAGGCGTAATCGCTAAAGAGGGCGATACCGATATTAGTAGCACTGTGGTCATTGATGGCGCTGTCAACACATCTACCCCAGGCGTTTATACTATTAAATATACTGCGACAAATAAAGATGGCTTTACGGCTACAGCCAGACGCTATGTTGGTGTAATAACAGCAGAAGCTGCCGCTATGGATATTTCAGGAACTTACAAGCGAAATGCTGGAGCTTTGGGGTTGGTGAGTGTGACAAAGACAAATTATCCGGGGCTTTATATCAATAATAATCCGGGAGGAGCCAAAAATTCGGATGGTACAAACGTCAGTGATATTTATGTTTATATGTTCCAGACGAAAGCGACTGTAGTGAATGCTCCATCTCAGGATACTAAGGTTGGTGAATTTGCCTGTATAAATGGAGTCTATGATGCAACCAATAATCTGTTTAAATGGGTATGTGTAAATTCTGGTTACGGAACGGCTTTACGTACTTTCATCAAGCAATAA
- the ilvN gene encoding acetolactate synthase small subunit produces the protein MELFTIIVFSENQPGLLSQVSNIFTRRQINIESLTVSASSIEGIHKYTITVFSTKDMVDKVVKQIEKRVDVVKAYFYTDEEVIYQEIALYKVATNIIVDHVEVENLVRKYNARFLEINRDYAVLELTGHTEDTQLFFEELKQYGVMQFVRSGRIAITKSSKELLSNFLEKRAEKAD, from the coding sequence ATGGAACTATTTACTATCATCGTTTTTTCGGAAAACCAACCCGGACTCCTGAGCCAGGTTTCGAATATATTCACACGTCGTCAGATCAATATTGAAAGCCTGACCGTTTCTGCCTCTTCGATCGAGGGTATCCACAAATACACCATCACCGTTTTCTCAACCAAAGACATGGTGGATAAAGTGGTTAAGCAGATCGAAAAGCGCGTAGATGTGGTTAAAGCTTACTTCTATACTGATGAAGAGGTTATTTATCAGGAAATTGCACTCTACAAAGTGGCAACCAACATCATCGTTGACCATGTAGAAGTGGAAAATCTGGTTCGTAAGTACAATGCCCGTTTTCTGGAAATCAACCGCGATTACGCCGTACTTGAACTTACAGGACATACGGAAGATACCCAGTTATTCTTTGAAGAGCTGAAACAATACGGAGTAATGCAGTTTGTTCGTTCAGGACGGATTGCCATTACCAAGAGCTCAAAGGAGCTGCTGAGTAATTTCCTTGAAAAGAGGGCTGAAAAAGCAGACTAA
- a CDS encoding SusC/RagA family TonB-linked outer membrane protein has protein sequence MRKLTLFFLCLIVNIALVSAQTKVSGLVISAEDGQPVIGASVVVKGTKVGTVTDLDGRFSLNVPFGTKTLVFRYVGFDSKEESVKASMRIVMQPSSQALSEVVVTALGIKRSEKSLGYAATTISNQQLTTTGDRSALNALQGKVAGVDISSASGSPGASTRVILRGYSSLRSNNQPLYVIDGVPVSNGVVNQTDINGGYDFGNRANDINPDDIESITVLKGGSGTAQYGSRAANGVIIITTKNGSKANNKAKIEVSSTTTFDTPLKLPLMQNEFGQGWYDVGGTATNLEENGSWGPRFDGKIRIWGHVVDNQQQIKPYVALPSNIKDFFDVGVTTNNSFSLSNGDKDKSYFISYANINNDGIMPSNADSYKRNNLSLRGSSTFLKNLTLSGSLNYVRKDTKFVPTGQEQSVLDAIWQSARDISLVDLKDYNNKFNNVDNYYTVYAQNPYYVLNEHGNKFMENRVYGNTALDAKILPWLTATFRIGEDASNSTLKTWRAITKSTRADYNKEVGRVGENSYYASEFNTDFLLKIEKKLQDKVSLNAILGHNFNQRDTRVQTAEVVGLDIPNYYNLSNSSSTPSVTATTTQRRLVGVYGSFDLGYKDWLFLNFSARNDWSSTLPVNNRSFFFPGGSLSVVFTELMGKSVQNILSYGKIRAGIAQTGNDADPYLINSVLVQTTHTDGYRSLEYPLAGSINGFSVSNRIGSDKLKPEISTDMEIGTELKFLDNRYGMDIALYNKTITDLIWQASIPASTGYTSMMMNLGKITNKGVEISVSVIPVKVKDLEWEVFANYTRNINKLVKLTEGLDQISLGGTSSINYMARPGYELGLFEGNVLETDPDGHTVVDAQGLPIFKSEKGYLGSSQSKYRIGGGTSIKFKGITLKTVFDFRKGGHLYSRTKEILYFTGNAPQTTYNDRQPFIIPNSVQLVDGKYVENTTPIAGWDHNLNLYYNQTYNAGIGGAYALVDRTFLKMRELSLSYAIPKSVLASSFINSAEIALVGRNLFIWTPKSNIFTDPEQTTFGNDIEAGFGDYGATPSTKSLGFSVKLGF, from the coding sequence ATGAGAAAGTTGACGCTCTTCTTTCTATGTTTGATTGTAAACATAGCGCTCGTTTCTGCACAGACCAAGGTCAGTGGATTGGTCATATCTGCTGAAGATGGGCAACCCGTCATCGGAGCTTCGGTAGTCGTAAAGGGTACCAAAGTGGGGACTGTAACAGACCTGGACGGTCGTTTTAGTTTAAATGTTCCTTTCGGAACAAAGACTTTAGTCTTTAGGTACGTTGGGTTTGATTCAAAGGAAGAATCAGTTAAAGCCTCAATGCGTATTGTGATGCAGCCCTCTTCGCAGGCGTTAAGTGAAGTGGTTGTTACTGCCTTGGGCATAAAAAGATCAGAGAAAAGTCTCGGTTATGCAGCAACCACAATTTCTAATCAGCAATTGACTACTACAGGAGACCGAAGTGCGTTAAATGCACTTCAGGGAAAGGTCGCCGGTGTTGATATTTCTTCAGCGTCCGGCTCTCCGGGTGCATCTACACGTGTGATACTGAGAGGTTATTCATCGCTAAGATCAAATAATCAACCGTTATATGTAATTGATGGAGTGCCAGTCAGTAATGGAGTAGTAAATCAAACCGACATAAATGGAGGATATGATTTTGGGAACAGAGCCAATGATATCAATCCTGATGATATCGAGTCAATTACAGTTTTAAAAGGAGGTTCTGGTACAGCTCAATATGGTTCTAGAGCAGCAAACGGAGTTATTATTATTACTACAAAAAACGGATCAAAAGCTAATAATAAGGCGAAAATTGAAGTCTCATCAACGACAACTTTTGATACACCTTTGAAATTGCCATTGATGCAAAATGAATTCGGTCAGGGATGGTATGATGTAGGGGGAACAGCTACAAACCTAGAAGAAAATGGCAGTTGGGGACCTCGATTTGATGGGAAAATCAGAATTTGGGGACATGTTGTCGATAACCAACAACAGATTAAACCCTATGTTGCACTACCTAGTAATATCAAAGACTTTTTTGATGTTGGTGTAACTACCAATAATAGCTTTTCGTTGTCCAATGGTGATAAGGACAAAAGCTATTTTATTTCATATGCCAACATCAATAATGATGGAATAATGCCTTCCAATGCAGATTCGTATAAAAGAAATAATCTTTCATTGAGAGGTTCTTCTACTTTTTTGAAAAACCTGACACTCTCCGGTTCACTTAACTATGTGAGAAAGGATACAAAATTCGTCCCAACCGGTCAGGAGCAGTCTGTATTAGACGCTATTTGGCAGAGTGCGCGTGATATCAGCCTTGTTGACTTGAAAGATTACAATAACAAGTTTAACAACGTGGATAATTATTATACTGTGTACGCTCAGAATCCATATTATGTGTTGAATGAGCACGGCAATAAATTTATGGAAAACAGAGTCTATGGCAATACGGCTTTAGACGCTAAGATTTTACCATGGTTGACAGCCACTTTCAGAATCGGAGAAGATGCCTCTAACAGTACCTTGAAAACCTGGCGGGCAATAACCAAATCTACAAGAGCAGATTATAACAAAGAAGTAGGTCGGGTAGGGGAAAACTCTTACTATGCATCTGAGTTTAATACTGATTTCCTATTGAAAATTGAAAAGAAGTTACAAGATAAAGTTTCTTTGAATGCAATTCTGGGGCATAACTTTAATCAACGGGATACCAGAGTTCAGACTGCAGAAGTGGTCGGTCTTGATATTCCCAATTATTATAATCTGTCAAATAGTTCATCTACACCTTCTGTTACCGCAACTACAACTCAAAGGCGGTTGGTTGGTGTATATGGTAGCTTTGACCTGGGATACAAAGATTGGTTATTCCTAAACTTTTCTGCCAGAAATGACTGGTCTTCAACGCTTCCCGTTAATAATAGATCGTTTTTCTTTCCAGGAGGAAGTCTCAGTGTTGTATTTACTGAGTTGATGGGTAAATCTGTGCAAAATATTCTATCTTATGGAAAGATACGGGCAGGTATAGCACAGACAGGTAATGATGCTGATCCTTATTTGATTAATTCTGTATTGGTTCAAACAACCCATACGGATGGATACAGATCTCTGGAATATCCCTTGGCTGGTTCGATAAATGGTTTCTCTGTATCCAACAGAATAGGAAGTGATAAATTGAAGCCAGAGATTTCAACCGATATGGAGATTGGAACTGAATTGAAGTTCCTGGATAATCGATATGGTATGGATATTGCTCTCTATAATAAGACTATTACCGATTTGATATGGCAAGCATCCATTCCGGCTAGTACTGGATATACAAGCATGATGATGAACCTTGGTAAAATAACGAATAAAGGGGTAGAAATCAGTGTGAGTGTGATACCGGTTAAAGTAAAAGATCTTGAATGGGAGGTTTTTGCCAATTATACAAGAAACATCAACAAACTAGTGAAACTAACCGAAGGTCTTGACCAAATTTCATTAGGAGGAACCAGCTCCATCAACTATATGGCCAGACCTGGTTATGAATTAGGATTATTTGAAGGAAATGTATTAGAGACAGATCCGGATGGTCATACAGTAGTGGATGCTCAGGGACTTCCAATTTTCAAATCAGAGAAAGGCTATCTTGGTTCATCGCAAAGTAAGTATAGGATAGGTGGCGGAACTTCCATTAAATTTAAAGGGATTACTCTCAAAACGGTATTTGATTTTAGAAAAGGAGGGCATCTCTATTCCAGGACTAAAGAAATTCTGTACTTTACCGGTAATGCTCCGCAAACAACCTATAATGACCGTCAACCATTCATTATTCCAAATTCAGTCCAGTTGGTTGATGGAAAGTATGTTGAAAATACAACTCCAATTGCCGGATGGGATCATAATCTTAATTTGTACTACAATCAAACATATAATGCAGGTATTGGAGGTGCATATGCTTTGGTAGACAGGACTTTCCTGAAAATGCGGGAATTAAGTTTATCATATGCTATTCCTAAGTCAGTTTTGGCATCGTCATTCATTAATTCCGCAGAGATCGCTTTGGTTGGACGGAATCTATTCATATGGACACCCAAGTCTAATATTTTTACAGATCCGGAGCAAACGACTTTTGGTAATGACATTGAAGCCGGTTTTGGTGATTATGGTGCAACACCTTCTACTAAAAGCCTGGGATTTAGCGTGAAATTAGGATTTTAA
- a CDS encoding SusD/RagB family nutrient-binding outer membrane lipoprotein yields the protein MNKIIYKYLLVLISTFSLLGCSDKFWDINTDPNNPSVVTPALALPSGISGSVFVIGGYYHALGSFWTQQYAQAPAASQWLEWESYNLTDDDFDRQFTTMYSGALTDLQYVREQAKNSSSWPYYSIATLVQAYDFQVLADLYDQIPFTEALKGSTILQPKYDKGALVYDSLFARIDDAISRNLTNVPASLETSDVLLGGDMDAWIAFGNTLKLKMYLRYVNVDPNKYKSQIIALLNENNFLTKDVRFTAFKAQETGYNPFYNTFVDRLAGNIVANKTLVNYLENNNDPRLQKFFNASVTGSIYASVATGESKTLLGTINNYATPNIGQIDPVYLFTKEEVLFMIAEAQARYKTSAEAQATYLKGIKASLSRYGLPEDTVSYSYNGIKSIIEQKWIAATNLRAIEAYFDFNRTGYPDFFSTSLTSVLSGNARPKRLFFPATERKTNANTPDRVPLTEKVWWGL from the coding sequence ATGAATAAGATAATATATAAGTACTTGCTGGTTTTGATAAGTACGTTTTCATTACTGGGATGTAGTGATAAATTCTGGGATATAAATACAGATCCCAATAATCCATCTGTGGTTACACCTGCTTTAGCATTACCCAGTGGAATATCAGGTAGTGTCTTTGTTATAGGAGGATATTATCACGCATTAGGAAGTTTCTGGACACAACAATATGCACAGGCTCCTGCGGCGTCACAATGGTTAGAATGGGAATCATATAACCTGACTGATGATGATTTTGACAGACAGTTTACTACTATGTATTCCGGTGCATTAACCGACCTACAATATGTGAGAGAGCAGGCTAAGAATTCGTCTAGTTGGCCATATTATTCAATTGCAACCCTGGTTCAGGCTTACGATTTTCAGGTGTTGGCTGACTTGTATGATCAAATACCTTTTACAGAGGCTTTAAAAGGATCAACTATTTTACAACCGAAATATGATAAGGGGGCTTTAGTTTATGATAGCTTATTTGCCCGGATCGATGATGCAATATCCCGGAACTTAACTAATGTTCCTGCTTCCCTCGAAACGTCTGACGTATTATTAGGTGGAGATATGGATGCATGGATCGCGTTTGGAAATACACTTAAACTTAAAATGTATCTGAGGTATGTGAATGTAGATCCTAATAAATATAAGAGCCAAATCATTGCGCTTTTAAACGAAAATAATTTCTTAACGAAAGATGTCCGTTTTACGGCATTCAAAGCGCAGGAAACCGGATATAATCCCTTCTATAATACTTTTGTTGATCGTCTGGCAGGAAATATTGTCGCTAATAAAACATTGGTAAATTATCTGGAGAATAATAATGATCCAAGACTTCAAAAATTTTTCAATGCTTCTGTGACGGGTTCAATTTATGCCAGTGTTGCTACAGGTGAGTCTAAAACCTTATTGGGAACGATTAATAACTACGCCACACCTAATATTGGACAAATAGATCCGGTTTATTTATTTACTAAAGAAGAGGTTTTGTTTATGATTGCGGAAGCTCAGGCCAGATATAAAACGTCAGCAGAAGCCCAAGCGACTTATCTGAAGGGCATTAAAGCATCATTGAGTAGATATGGACTTCCAGAGGACACTGTTTCATATTCATATAATGGAATAAAGTCAATTATTGAACAGAAATGGATTGCAGCAACAAACCTGAGAGCCATTGAAGCTTACTTTGATTTTAACAGGACTGGTTACCCTGACTTTTTTAGTACGTCATTAACCTCTGTTTTATCCGGCAATGCTAGACCAAAACGTCTGTTCTTTCCGGCAACAGAGAGAAAGACTAATGCAAATACACCTGATAGAGTTCCTCTTACAGAGAAAGTCTGGTGGGGACTATAA
- a CDS encoding acyl-[acyl-carrier-protein] thioesterase, with protein MNRIGSYTFSIEAGDVDIFGKYPLPVLVRKMLDCAGYHADERGWGLRHLNAGNCSWVLARAAIELESFPEIYDHIVIQTWVEDLNKHFSTRNFCFQNQKGEILGYARTVWSMIDLNTRKAADLTAVSDISNHKVDKECPIDKPGKIGIVSSEPEYFHDVKYSDLDFNGHVNTCKYVEHIINLFSSDIKQIGELNRFDITFMSESKPGDKLHFHRATASDHETQIEITGHNSRSICRAKITFKK; from the coding sequence ATGAACCGGATAGGTAGTTACACCTTTAGTATAGAAGCGGGAGACGTCGATATTTTTGGAAAATATCCGTTACCGGTACTCGTGCGAAAGATGCTTGACTGCGCCGGATACCATGCTGACGAACGAGGCTGGGGGCTCCGCCATTTAAATGCAGGGAACTGTTCCTGGGTATTAGCCAGAGCTGCTATTGAGTTGGAGAGCTTTCCTGAAATCTATGACCATATTGTTATTCAGACCTGGGTTGAAGATTTGAATAAACATTTCTCTACCCGGAATTTCTGTTTTCAGAATCAAAAAGGTGAAATTTTAGGTTACGCACGCACTGTGTGGTCAATGATAGACCTGAACACCCGAAAGGCTGCAGATCTAACAGCTGTAAGCGACATCAGCAATCACAAAGTTGACAAAGAGTGTCCAATCGATAAACCTGGCAAAATCGGGATTGTATCAAGCGAACCGGAATATTTTCATGATGTGAAATATTCAGATTTGGATTTCAACGGACATGTCAATACCTGCAAGTATGTGGAGCATATCATTAACCTGTTTTCATCAGACATTAAGCAAATCGGAGAACTAAACAGATTTGACATCACATTCATGTCGGAATCAAAACCCGGAGATAAGCTTCATTTTCACCGGGCAACAGCCTCCGATCACGAAACTCAGATCGAAATCACGGGACATAACTCCCGGTCAATTTGCAGAGCTAAAATTACATTTAAGAAATAA